In Natator depressus isolate rNatDep1 chromosome 17, rNatDep2.hap1, whole genome shotgun sequence, one genomic interval encodes:
- the NUPR2 gene encoding nuclear protein 2 isoform X2, translating into MREPGAREEPEGAAATRPQKAAPPGAEEPEEAEARYDPYEWYNVREWSGPRGPGSGGKGRSRRERELRTNRYLPAGHERKLAQKLRNSQAKRRRREQRGPRSTRAGRRSARAE; encoded by the exons ATGCGAGAGCCAGGGGCCCGGGAGGAGCCCGAGGGAGCGGCCGCTACCCGGCCGCAGAAGGCAGCGCCCCCTGGGGCGGAGGAGCCCGAGGAGGCTGAGGCCCGCTACGACCCGTACGAGTGGTACAACGTGCGGGAGTGGAGCGGGCCGCGGGGCCCGGGCTCCGGCGGGAAGGGCCGCAGCCGCCGGGAGCGGGAGCTCCGCACCAACCGCTACCTCCCCGCCGGCCACGAGAGGAAGCTCGCCCAAAAGCTGCGCAACAGCCAGGCCAAGCGACGCCGCCGGGAGCAGCGCGGGCCTCGCTCCACCCGGGCCGGGAGGCGCAGCGCCAGG GCTGAATAG
- the NUPR2 gene encoding nuclear protein 2 isoform X1: MREPGAREEPEGAAATRPQKAAPPGAEEPEEAEARYDPYEWYNVREWSGPRGPGSGGKGRSRRERELRTNRYLPAGHERKLAQKLRNSQAKRRRREQRGPRSTRAGRRSARASYELGPRGGVLLLHPPPGHPREAE, translated from the exons ATGCGAGAGCCAGGGGCCCGGGAGGAGCCCGAGGGAGCGGCCGCTACCCGGCCGCAGAAGGCAGCGCCCCCTGGGGCGGAGGAGCCCGAGGAGGCTGAGGCCCGCTACGACCCGTACGAGTGGTACAACGTGCGGGAGTGGAGCGGGCCGCGGGGCCCGGGCTCCGGCGGGAAGGGCCGCAGCCGCCGGGAGCGGGAGCTCCGCACCAACCGCTACCTCCCCGCCGGCCACGAGAGGAAGCTCGCCCAAAAGCTGCGCAACAGCCAGGCCAAGCGACGCCGCCGGGAGCAGCGCGGGCCTCGCTCCACCCGGGCCGGGAGGCGCAGCGCCAGGGCGAGTTACGAGCTAGGCCCAAGGGGGGGGGTCCTCCTTCTCCACCCACCCCCCGGACATCCCAGGGAG GCTGAATAG
- the CHCHD2 gene encoding coiled-coil-helix-coiled-coil-helix domain-containing protein 2, which produces MPRGSRSRTSRMAAPASRAPQMRAAPPPPAARAPVPAPAPASAVTSAAAPRQPGLMAQMATTAAGVAVGSAVGHTLGHAMTGGFGGGSGSEAARPDITYQEPQAAQAAYQQQSQYPPCQYEMKQFLECAQNQSDLKLCEGFSEVLKQCRFANGLS; this is translated from the exons ATGCCGAGGGGCAGCCGGAGCCGCACGTCCCGCATGGCGGCCCCGGCcag TCGTGCACCGCAAATGAgagcagcacccccaccccctgcagctcgtGCTCCAGTACCAGCACCTGCCCCTGCATCTGCAGTGACTTCTGCTGCTGCACCAAGGCAGCCTGGTCTGATGGCACAGATGGCTACAACAGCTGCAGGAGTAGCAGTAGGCTCAGCTGTAGGACACACACTTGGTCATGCCATGACAGGAGGATTTGGTGGAGGAAGTGGCTCTGAAGCTGCAAGGCCTGACATTACTTACCAG GAGCCTCAAGCAGCCCAAGCTGCATATCAGCAGCAGTCCCAGTATCCGCCCTGCCAGTATGAAATGAAGCAGTTTTTGGAGTGTGCACAGAACCAGAGTGACCTCAAGCTGTGTGAGGGTTTCAGCGAGGTGTTGAAGCAATGCAGGTTTGCTAATG GTTTATCCTAA